agagagagtgtgtgtgtgggggtgggtgggtgggttggtgggAGGGTGATGGTACCCAGCGAGGACAGAGAACAGGCTGCTCTTTCATTAAGAGATGCCTTTTGCTCCCGTTGGCTATAaatctctcattcactcagtgTTACAATGGGCCAGTGTTTCAATCTGGACAGTGTGGTTGATGAGTGTCTGAtcagctttttgtgtgtgtgcgccctttTGGACAAAAGTAATGCTGTTTACCTATAAATCCTGTCCCAGCTACTGCAGACAATGATACATATGAGACAAGACAGTATGGCAGATGTAGATTTTTAAACCATATCCTGGTAACATATCCCAAATTGAACTGCCATGGATCCTTTGCAAATCAGAGATGTTGTGCTCTCATAGAACAACAGTGAGAAAACATTGAATTGGGGGTGGGACTTTTAACTCCTTGAATTTCGAGTGGTGGGTTTTTTGTTCCTTTGGCGTGTAAGAGGCATATACAGAACGCCTCTCAGATTCATCTCTTTGTTACACtatacatgtttgttttgttttgtgaaaatcCATAGTTAAGTTATCTCTGTGACTTAAGAGTCAAATGCTTTGTGTGTCCCAGGCTTGTGTCTCATGCAGGTTGGCTTTAGGATTGTATTTGCTCCGAGGCGATAAGGGCAGGCTGTATGTGAGCCTGATGGCAAATGTGTGatgttgtcgtgtgtgtgtgtgtgtgtgtgtgtttgcctcaggCTCCTAAGCTCCATTCCAGATGTAAAAGGGCTTTCCGTGCGTGACCAATGATCTTTGTGTCTCAGGCTCCAAAACCAGGTCCCTATGTGAAGGAGATGCAGGATGCTGCCACCTTCTACACCAACCGTGTGCTGAAGGACTTCAAGGAGAAGTAAGcgtctttctttctcacctTTTGAGTTCAAAATACAGCACTTGAACTCTGTTTATTTAGCCTTCGACTTCGGACCAGGGCCTCAGCAACCAGAAGTCTGATATGGAGTTGTTCTCTGTGATGTTGATACAGGGATAAGATGCATGTGGACTGGGTGAAGGCATACCTCTCCGTCTGGACTGAGTTGCAGGGTTACATCAAACAGCACCATACCACCGGGGTTACCTGGAGCAAAACTGTgagtccctacacacacacacacacacacacacacacctctacacatcCCTAACCACCCAGCTATGTCCACCATACCCAACCCATTATCAAtataaccgtgtgtgtgtgtgtgtgtgtgtgtgtgtgtgtgtgtgtgtgtgtgtgtgtgtgtgtgtgtgtgtgtgtgtgtgtgtgtgtgtgtgtgtgtgtgtgtgtgtgtgtgtgtgtgtgtgtgtgtgtgtgtgtgtgtgtgtgtgtgtgtgtgtgtgtcgtagggTGCTGTTGCTTCTGCTGGCCCTGCTGCTCCAGGCGGCccgctccctcctccccccgggcccccacctccacccatgAACCTCAGCAGCTCCTCTGGTGGCGACGGAGGACCAACCAGGAACGAACTCTTTGCCTCCATCAACAAGGGTGCAGATATCACTAAAGGTATGATGAATGCGAAAAATACTACTAAAGATAGGCCACACCATAACCATAACATTAATGCCATACATTAGACTTCATTCAACATAACATTAATATCTCTTATTGCAgttacatgtatatacagtgtatatgtACACTGAACAAGTGAATTATCTTGTAGTTTTGTCTCTAATGTAAGATAGTTTTCAAGTCTCCGTTTTCTGCTCCGCTCTGTGTCCAGGTCTGAAGCATGTGTCGGCTAACGAGATGACTCATAAAAACCCCAATCTGAGGGCTGGGGCCAGCGCCCTTCACTCCTCCCCCAAACCCTTCACCGCCCCCCGCCCCACTGCGGCGGCCCCCGCCCGTACCCTCCCCCCTGTCTTTGAGCTGGACGGCAAGAAGTGGAAAGTGGTGAGATGTCGTTAATAgatatacacgctcacacaacacagcatcccACATAGGCATCCCATCAAAGGCATGGATGGAGGATGCATGTACAAATATGCATGTGGTTTTGTACAACCAGTCACACTCCATAAACCTAGATGTTGTTGAAGTACTGatgattatttgtgtgtgtttgtgtgtgagtacaggaGAACCAGGATGGTGTTCAGGGTCTGGTGATCAGTGACACGGAGCTCAAGCAGGTGGTCTACGCCTACAAGTGCAACAAGAGCACCCTCCAGGTGAAGGGCAAGATCAACTCCATCACTATTGGTAAGCACACACTCTTCAGGCTCTCCGTCTCTGTGCTGATGGTGGTGGAGCTTTttgttcatgtgtctgtgtgttttgcattcCTTCCCTCTTAGACAACTGTAAGAAAATGGGTCTGGTGTTTGATGATGTGGTTGGGATTGTGGAGGTGATCAACTCCAGGGACGTGAAAGTCCAGGTAAGAGAAGCAAGAGCCCCAGTAATGGCTGATCAACACGCAAGCAAACTTAGTGCCTCTGCGAATGGAAAGAGTACTGCTCTCTGCTCTTAAAATAACCTAGACTCATTTTTGTAACATGACGTGGCTACTGTTGACACAAGTGTTTCAGAAGAGCAGGAAGCAAAAGCAAGAAGTGTATTGAGCAAGTTGCAAAATGGTGGCATTTGTATTAAAAATTCATACTAATGCATAGTGTACACATTCactactgtgtacacacacacacacacacacacacacactactacacacattctgtgaagtactcaccttcctctctttccctttttagGTAATGGGTAAGGTTCCCACCATCTCAGTCAACAAGACAGACGGTTGCCATATCTACCTGAGTAAGGACTCCCTGTCCTGTGAGATTGTCAGTGCCAAGAGCTCTGAGATGAACGTTCTGGTGCCCGGCAATGATGGAGactttgtaagtgtgtgtgactgtgtgtgtgtgtgtaaatgtgttcttgcaagtctgtgtgtgcacgcctaTAAAACTTGAGATGGTTCTGGACAAAGAGACATCTTTTATGTGTGGAAATGAGTGATTCCTTCTCATAATGGAAATGTAAGAGTGTGCATGAGGTGAGTGCTGGTGCCTTGTAAAGTGTGTCTGAGGAACAGTTACTGAAGGGTTACACTCAATCACCTTTCTTTGTTTCAGACTGAGATCGCCGTTCCTGAGCAGTTCAAGACTGTATGGGACGGCAAGAAGCTCGTCACCACGGCAACAGAGATCGCCGGATAGAGGGACTGCCTGTTCGAGACCACCCCCATCGCAGAATGCCTACCTGACTGACCGACCAAACGACCAGCCAATCGCAAAGCAGACTGAAATGCCAACATCGCTTAATTTGCCCATCAGCCAGTCAGCAGTCAGTAACTACCCTTCAGCCAATGAGAGGACTGCTTGTTTTATCTGGAGCAATCCTTCAGCCAAGTGCAAGGAACAGCTTGTCATTCCGTTTGCTTATCTGTGGCCAGTAGGCTCTTCCAAATTAATTGccaaattaattaaatgaataaatgcttttgatttgttttctgtCCGCATTCCAGCCATGAGGGAAAATCTTCTCTGAGGCCgacaggaggagctggagcttTCTCGCTGTTCTTGTCTCTTTTCCCCATCATTCCGAATTTCAAAAAAAGAACTTTCTTGTCATACTTCTGTCTGGTCAGGGGGGTCtggtgggtgggagggggggtctgGCGGTTTCTGTTCCATATATGCAATCAGCCCTGAAGCACACGATCCCCTTCACAGCAGCCACGCTATCATTTGATGACGGTATTCATGTTTATAGTGATGATATTCTAAAGAAAAACATAGTGATGCTAATTATAAATGCAACTCTCAGCCACTATCCAACATAGGGAAACTAATCAGAGGAAAGGACATGTTATGTGCAGGATCACTGTAGTCTTTCCCATAGAACACTTAGGTCAGAGTACGGTTCTAAAGACCTGTTCTGGGGACCAGATCTTTTTTTCATTCCTTACTGTAAGTCTTTCTCCGCACTTAAGGCACatctctcaccccacccccagtggTTGAAGCTGACATTCCCTTCTCCAGAATTAGTAAACCTCCtgaggagagtgggagggagcgagaggctGGGCGTGTCTGTTTGGTGGAGACTCGACCTGGAGAGATGATTGTGTTCTGATGTTAAGACATGCCAGGATGTTTAGAATACCTcgcatcctctctctcacacactcctctgagcacacacacactcaattgtGGTCttttgtattttcattttttttgttgtacttttttttttttttcttatgggGTGAATAATTACAATTCTGTTCATTAGTACTGGCGGaaaaaacatcattaaaaaTTGTTGCAATAAAGTGTCACGAGTTTTGTTTACTGGTGTCTGCAATCCTGACATTCTGCCATGAGGTGGCGCTCATGGGCTCAGCACTGCTTTTGCTTCCTGACTCCTGACATGGTGaggaataataaataaaaaggatgcgatacacacacatctctgtctgtcacatctGTGTGCCATGTCTCCATGGCCTAAGAGCTTTCTAAAAGTGTGAACATTTTCAATTTGCTGATCTCGAAGTCAGTGTGATTATAAACTCTTATTATAAATTCTCTCAAAACAACAATCACTTCTGAGACGTAGCACTTAAAAAGAACTTAATCATTTATTAGGAGAATACAACATTACAGGCAAATATTTTcattacaataaaataaatgatgTCCTAGCTTAATTAACATGTTAGCCTAGTTAAGTATATCAGGTAAGAGAGCATGATTGTGCATGGGAGCCTAGCAAATCAACAGAGCAGACGAACTCATGGCGCGGCTTCAGTGCATTTAAAACCTGTGTATGAGTACACAGCTGGTAACAGGAGTCATGTATAGACAGGATATGTATCGGTGTGCAACTGGCAACTGGAGTCTTAAAACAGCAAgagatgtacatgtgtgtgtttgcttatgttAAGCATAAGCATagatgtacctgtgtgtgtttgcttatgttTCCGTGTGTTCAGTGCAGGTATGGCAGGAGTTTGGCAGTGAACCACTCTCGGGTGAATTGCAGGTGGTCTCCATCACTCTCCAGGAACACCAGCTTACCGGCCTTGTCCATCTGTGCCAGCCCCAGACGGTCCTGACAGCAGCAACAAAAGAAGCCTGTGAGCACCTCACCAACTGGTGGACTTGAATCGTagtatactatgtgtgtgtgtgtgtgtgtgtgtgtaatgactaGGAGGCTGTGTGCTTTCAGACaggctctgagtgtgtgtgtctatgtatgtaccAACTAGTGCATTAGAGAGCTGTgagtgcgtgtcagtgtgtgagcttACCTCTGTATAAAGTGCACTCTCCTGTAGGGTCTCAGTCTCCACTGCCTGGCCTGTCTTTAGGAATCCAAACCACTGCAAAGGCAGGTGacagttagcacacacacacacacacacacacacacacacacacacacactttgtagaCTGCTACACAACCACCTATAAAACACACTACATCAACTGACACAAACGCATTAGTTTGTTAGCAACACAAGCTGACTACCTCAGTGCCCCGCGGGTCCACTACTGTGTCCTGCAGGAACTTGACCATGACAAACTTCTCCAGAGCCATCAGGTTCTTCTTGTAGGTCTCATTCAGCACCTAGGAGGAGTAATGGGACCCTGTGATGTTACATGCCACAGTACTGAGCTTCAAAGGGCTGTCACAGTAAAAATGAGCAACAACTCACCCTCTCCTGGTTGATGTCGGCAAGGAACACGCTGTGTTTCTTATACAGGTCATCGTTGAGAGGGTCGTGCCAGTACTGAGCCTGCACCAAACTGAAAACAAACCAATGCACTGTGACATGTCTGCCTTTCACACTCACTGTTTCTCTTTGAAGTGTTagcagacacttacactgagcATGAGCACATTAGTCAGTATTGGAACTGACCACACGCAAACCTACTGTTTCAGTATCAGTTCtttttttgaacacacacacacacacagacacagacacacacacacacacacacacacacacacacacactcactgtttctGCACCATGTCTGTATAGGCCCCTGAGTTGAGCTTCTTGCGGATCCAGTCACAGATGTGGGAGGTCTCTCCTGGGCATCGTGGAAGACCATACACACCTGACAAAGACCAGACAGCAGAGGGCGCCAGAGAGTAacgggaaggagagaggaatggaagcgcatgagaggagagaaaaggacataggaatgtgtttatgtaaagTGTGTGCCATTGGGTCAGCTTACCTTGCTGTTGCCCCCCCACTGAGATCAGGTTCTTCATGGGAGGAGATGGGCATCTCTGAGCCACTGCCCTCCTGAGAGAGGCAAAgacaaaaaaggagagaaggtgACATGGGCATGCTAATATTTAGTGAAgatctgggtgtgtgtatgcagagagagagaacaaaagagagagagagagagagagagagagagagagagagagaatgtggcaGCTAATAATGGTTTTAGTGCAGCACAGCTTGCAGGAGGGGTTCTGGGGTACTTACAGGAACTGCCCCCCCTGAGAGAAGCCCATGGCGTTGTAGCCATCCTTCAGTTTGGGGTCCTGTGCCAGCTGGTTACACACAAATGCCACCTGCTCATTCACATCCTTGAAGAAGCCATTTTCTGTGTCCtgggagagtagagagagatatTTGCCTTGGGCACTAGCAGGCTCactcatataaatataaaaaatgaaGTGTTGTATACGATGAAAGGCTATTGTACAAAATATGTACCTTCATTTCAAATCAAAGTCAAACCAAATACTGTTCCAGTACGATACTTCCTTAAACATAATGAAATATTAAATTACAATTTTGGCCTTTCCAGACCACCAAGGAACTGTCCAGGAATGTTTTCTGACTTTTGTGTAATTATCAGGGGATGTGTGATGTCAATAGCAGGCGGTGGTGTAGTCTTTGTGTGCTATCCCAgtctgtgtgcttgtaagtgtgAAGGTGTTAGGGGTACAGGAAACAATATTATTGCGATTCTATAAATTTTATGATACAGCAACTATTGCGATTTGATTTAGCAATACATtgccatttttttctctcccataTATTACATTTCATATACTGTGagtctctgcagccatcttggtGTAGTAAACTTGTCATCGACTCTGACTTCCTTTCCAGTTTACAAGGTCTTGTGCCATCTTgtggacttcagaagcaatgttTTCAGAGTAGACGTATGtaccaaaataaaattaaaatgaacctattaaataaatgtacaaataGTGCGATACTTGGTGCTGCTGTATTGATATCATATTTTGCCAAAAAATATTGTAAAATTACACTGTATCGATGTTTCCTCCAACCTCTAGAAGGTATAGTCTGTCTTTACGATAAATGTATGATTGCTGGTCTGTGCTGGTTCAGTCTGTTAGTTTAGTCGCTGTATTATCAGTGTATAGTGCACTGTGTAGTGTGTCTCGAGGTGCCGGTTTGTAAGTAAGTAATTACATGTTAgtaagtgtagtgtgtgtgactatgcaGTGAGGCGTTTCCCCATGAAGATCTGGTACCTGTATAATTGACTGCCCAATCATGAGGGAGAGCACGTAGATGCCTGGCACGTCCTCCTCCACCATCTTCTTAATGGAACCCATGCTGAGTGGGTTGCAGCAGCTGTCTCCTGTTCACAGTTCAGAGATAACAGCTAGCTTGAGGTGTGCATGGATGCACCATAGAGCAAATCCTCAACAACTCCTAGTCAATCACTGGAATGTCCTAAACAGCATAGGCAGTTGTAATAGTAGTCTAGCTAGCAAACCAAGTTTCCACTCAGTATCAACTTAACTAGCAATATTGAGTGCATGGATAAGGTAAATACTGCCTGGCCTCgatatttttcttttcctgaAAAAAAGCACACATCACTGCTGAACTGACAAGTAGCAACTAAATACAAAAGCAAGCCACAGGTCAATACgagacattacatttacagaGAACAGACAATAATTAGTTCATGTTTTAATGTTAATTATGAGTTAAAGTGTCGCCTGCATAGCATTTGTGAAAAGTGCATAGCACTTGTAAAGAGCAGAGGGCCGTGTCTTACCCATGCCATGCCAGAGCACCAGTGGCACAGTGTCGTTGGAATCCTTCGCTGAGCCGGGCGACGGCAGCAGAAGAAGAACAGCGGTCACCACCAACATCTGGGTGGCTGAGATGGTCATTCTTAATACAAAAAATTGTCCTAAAGACAACCACAAGAGACACGTCAAGAGTTAGGAGATCAGAGACTAGCATCAAGtaagaatgaggaagaggaagttaaTTCTTGGAAGAACCTGACCGGAAGATTTGTACTTGGTCCACACATTTCGAAACAACGGTTCTCTTTCCACAAATATTACTTACACTGGTTAATCATTAGCTGTTAATGATAAAGTCTGGACTCAGTTGAAGGGCTAGCAGGCCAGATGGCTGACCGTGCTACTGGAACAGAACGCGTGAAACACCATCACAGTCAAAACTATAACCTTATATCACTACCTATCTACTGTAACCTACCTCGATGATACTGTGAATATCTGCAACCGGGTTTAGTTTTAGCGTATTATGGAAAACGACAGGGAAAAGGCACTCAGTTTTTATGTTGTGACCGAGGAGAAGCCTGCAAGTCACTTCTGCGGTAGTCACATGACTTCAGAGCTGCACGAGGAAATGTTACTGGCTAGGAAGCGTTTGATCTATAACACAACGTTCGCTCAAATACACTGAATGCAGTTGGTGCACATGCTTTGGGACTCTACACTTCCTATTCCGCTGGATGCCAGCTGTGTCACGTGACTGACGCAGAACAATAATACCAGCCTATGATCGTCCGGTCGTCGTACTGGACAGTGCTGAAGCAGGGTTACAGATGGATTCTCTTCCCAATTTCTCATAAGTGCAATTTCTCAAAGTGCTATTTTCCAAGTATTGTTTTCATACCGAAAGAATCAATAACTTCAACCAGAGAATTGATCATTGAGTCCACATTCTAGACACGGTTCTACAGTTCTGCCTGATTCCTAAAATCATCCTCAGTGCATCAGGACCTCCGAAATGTTGACATCTGTGTTTACACTGGTGAGTAGTAGCCTACTTGTCTTGTAACCAAATCTATGGACAGGGTAAGATTCTACACTATAATCCTAGTGTTTTACTCTATTATGGTGCGTTCACGAACAACTGGGAAGTGAAAATATGACATCTTCCGAGCGGGAGAATACACCTAAACGCCTATTTAATTATGAACATCCATACAAATATATTGAAATATGTTATGAATGATCTTTGGGCTGTGGTCAACACGtctgctatgtcttgtgttaaCACATGTGATTTCGAGTACAAAAGGAGAAGTGAGAAATAAGGAGTCCATATGCTAAACTAGGACACAATAGATGTTGTTTTGACAGTGCCGAAGAACCGAGGTCAGAAAAGCGCCGCAGGTGGAGCT
The sequence above is drawn from the Clupea harengus chromosome 19, Ch_v2.0.2, whole genome shotgun sequence genome and encodes:
- the cap1 gene encoding adenylyl cyclase-associated protein 1 gives rise to the protein MAELAGLVQRLEVAVTRLEAVSGPAGGGAGGAGGSGVVSAYVEAYDALVSGPVAVYLALSKKIGGDVQKHADMMQRAFAAERQLLVKASSSQKPSDSTLTSLLAPVSKIIQEVQSFRETNRSSPLFNHLSAVSESVPALGWIAMAPKPGPYVKEMQDAATFYTNRVLKDFKEKDKMHVDWVKAYLSVWTELQGYIKQHHTTGVTWSKTGAVASAGPAAPGGPLPPPPGPPPPPMNLSSSSGGDGGPTRNELFASINKGADITKGLKHVSANEMTHKNPNLRAGASALHSSPKPFTAPRPTAAAPARTLPPVFELDGKKWKVENQDGVQGLVISDTELKQVVYAYKCNKSTLQVKGKINSITIDNCKKMGLVFDDVVGIVEVINSRDVKVQVMGKVPTISVNKTDGCHIYLSKDSLSCEIVSAKSSEMNVLVPGNDGDFTEIAVPEQFKTVWDGKKLVTTATEIAG
- the ppt1 gene encoding palmitoyl-protein thioesterase 1; protein product: MTISATQMLVVTAVLLLLPSPGSAKDSNDTVPLVLWHGMGDSCCNPLSMGSIKKMVEEDVPGIYVLSLMIGQSIIQDTENGFFKDVNEQVAFVCNQLAQDPKLKDGYNAMGFSQGGQFLRAVAQRCPSPPMKNLISVGGQQQGVYGLPRCPGETSHICDWIRKKLNSGAYTDMVQKHLVQAQYWHDPLNDDLYKKHSVFLADINQERVLNETYKKNLMALEKFVMVKFLQDTVVDPRGTEWFGFLKTGQAVETETLQESALYTEDRLGLAQMDKAGKLVFLESDGDHLQFTREWFTAKLLPYLH